DNA from candidate division WOR-3 bacterium:
CCTGTGCGTGATTCAGTTTGATGCCCATTCTGACCTGCGCGAGGAGTTTTTGGGCGAGCCCTGCTCCCATGCCACGGCGATGCGCCGTGTCCTGGATGTTATTCCCAAGGACAATTTGTTTCAATTAGGCATCCGCTCATTTTTCCGCGCTGAGGAGATGACTATCCCGAACCTTTATCCTTTTGAGGTCCTGGCACCGATAAAGGCAATCAGGACAAAGATTGATAAAAGACCAGTTTATATTACCCTGGACATTGATGTCCTTGACCCCGGTGTGATGCCTGAGGTTCAGACCCCACAACCTGGTGGCTGCTCTTACCGGGAACTTGCCCAAGCCCTTGCCGAACTCCAGGGGATGAATGTCATCGGCTGCGACCTTGTGGAGTTCTGTCCCCGCAGTCCGAGCGCTTCAAGAGGTGCAGCAACTGTGGCTGAACTTGTGCGCGAACTCATCCTACTTATCAACTTAAGTTAAAGGAGGCTTGATTTAATGTGTTGTCGTGCCTGTGCCGGCTATGAACTGTGCCGGACAAAGGGAAAATTGAATGACGAATGCTGTCCCGAGTGTCAGTATTATGACTCCTGTATGGAGGAGTTTGCTGACGAGGAGAACAGGCATCGTCCCCGCAATCACCGCTTTACACGCGGACGGACAACGAAGCAGCAGTAGTTTCCCTGTCCCAATATTATAGAGATTCCCCTTACGGGCGAACCAGGGCGCACCTTTCTGTTTGCACCCCTTTGCCACTTGTGGCAACGATGAGATAAATTCCGGTTGCCACCTTTTTATTTGTTAGCACCCAGGATGCCCTGCCCAGCGTTGGCTCAACTGACAACTCTGCCACCGGCTCGCCGCTGAGGGTGTAAACCTTTACCCGGGCATCGTTAGGTAACCCTTCAATATTTACCCCCTGATGCAACCCCAAAATACAGGGATTGGGGAAGACCTTCAACCTCATTGCGGTGGTATCCTCCTCTTTTGCATAGGTGAATAATGAGAAACCCCGCAGCGTCCCAATCCCTGCTCGCCCCTGGATCGGGTCTAAGTCCAGCGCAGTATAAAATCCTGTTAAACCTTGAGGGTTAGGTATAATGCCAGAGTTCTTCGCATTGTAATTTGTCCAGGTGTTAGTTGCCACATCAAATATTGAAAGACCTGAATCAGAAAGAAACCAAACCCTGCCCGCCCCATCCACTCTGACCCGGTAAAGGTTGTTGGAGAGGAGCCGGCTGTTGGCGGTTGTATAAACCTGAAATGCTCTTCCGTTCCACATCGCTCCGCCCTGGGGAGTGGCAACCCAAACCCTGTCCTGCGGGTCAACCGCCACCGAACGAACCTCGCTTGCGGGCAGACCTTGGTTGTAAAGGGTGTGCCGGTCATCACTGGGGTCAAAAAGGGTGCCGTTATAATCCAGTTCCTCAAGACCATTGGTGAGACCAAGCCATACCCGATTTTGGGAGTCAAAGGCAAACTCGTACGAACCGCCGGTTGGCGGAACAAGCTCTGGGAGATAGAACTCCTGCTCCCTGCCCAGAGAGTCTATCGCCACTATCGCCCCTCCCATATTAAAGACCCATTTTGTATCCCAACGGTCAAGCCCGAAAGCCTGACAGACATTACGGCGGGTAGATTCCCCCCATTGAAAAATACCCCAGGTGTCTGCGACCGGGTCATAAACAGTTACACCACCCTGATAGGAAAAATGGGAAAACCAGATTCTACCTTTGGAGTCACATCTAATCTGGACAACCCAAGGAAGGGGCGAAACAAGGATACGGATGGTGCCATCTGGCATTATCCGGGAAAACCAGCTGGAGTTGTGACCGAGATAGACACTGGAGTCCTTGCCAAATGCACAATCACTGATTTCACCCGAACTGATGCAGTTAAAGGAGAAGCTTTGCCAAGATTGACCGCTACGCAGATAACGCAACCCCCAACCCCAGGCTTCGCCACCTCCAAGCCCGACCCAGAAGGTCTCGCCAATCCAGATAGCCCGCACATCACCCACCAAAACAGGCTGGGCACAACCGCTCGTGTCAATTTTGAAAAGAGTATCACTTGTAGCCAGATAAATATCATATCCTTGAGCCACCATGTCCCTGACCGTTTTTGTCTGGGGAAAAATCAGCAGCGGGATAAAACCAGCAGTATCACCTATCACCAACCCGGCTTCGGTACCGGCAACAACCCTTGCATCGGGCAAAAATACCAAGGCTGAAACCGAGTCGCCCAAAGGTCGCCGGAAAGGACGCCAGTGCCTGAAATACCGGTCAACACAACTAAGACCTAAGTTGGTGCCAACCCAGTAAAAACTGTCGGTCACCAAAAGGGAAAGAATGCGGTCGCTTAAAAGCTCGCGGACGCGAGAATAGTTATAATACTCAATTACATCATCATTGAACTCCAGTGGCGTCCCTGCAAGATGAAGCACATAAAGCCCTTGTTCAGTGCCACAGAGAATTCTATTACTCTCCCCAACCACAACCCTCACCTTTAACGGGAGGTCATGCTGGCGATATAAAAGTGCGCGGGTTGAATCCTTAGGAATTACCGCTAAACCGGCACCATCGGTTCCAATCCAGAGATTATCATCTGAGTCCTGATAGATGCTCAGACAACGGTTTACTCCCAGCCCGTCAGTATGAACAAATGTCCTGATAGGAGTTGGCTCTGGTCTGGTCCTTACTATCGTCACCCCACCAGCCGTAGCAATATTCAGTACCGAGTCGTTGCCACAGATGTCGGTGATGAAGTTTGTATTTGTAAATGTCTGCCAGTTCCCGAAGTTAGCGCAAAGAAAAGAAAATATGATGATTACCATCATTTAATTTTCATATTATCCATACATTGCCAACGGTCAATAAGCGCCTCTCCCTGACAAAACCGCTTTTATCGTTCTGACCAGGATGGAAAAATCCAGCCACAATGACCAGTTTCTAATGTAGTACTCATCTAAGACCATCCGTTCGTGAAAAGGCAGTTCTGCCCGACCGGACACCTGCCAAAGTCCGGTGAGACCCGGACGCACCCGCACAATCGTTCCGATGTAACCTCCGACCCGGTCGAGTTCGCTCGGTAGATAGGGTCTTGGTCCAACCACCGCCATTTCTCCTCGGATGACATTAATCAGTTGGGGCAGTTCATCCAGGCTGAAACGACGCAGGAATCTGCCAAGTGGGGTTACTCGCGGGTCATCAGTGATACGGGCATACCTTTCCCACTCCTCTCTTATCGCCTGATTTTTACCAAGGATATCTTGTAACCGCGCCTCTGCATCCTGATACATTGTGCGGAACTTTAGACAGGTGAAAACCCTACCTCCTTTACCAATCCGTTGCTGCCGGAAGAACACCGGTCCGGGAGATGAAATTTTTACCAAAAGCGCCAAAAGCCCGAATAGCGGCAAAAGGAGTAGCATCAGGAGAAGGCTCGCCATAAATTCAAAAACCTGCTTTGTCCAGATGTTGAGGGGTCGTAAGAGATTGTAACGGTATTTCAAAACCAAGAGACTCCCAACCTGCTCAACATCGGCTGTTGAACTTGCCAATAGGCTCGCACTGGGCAGGACCATCAGCTCACCAAAACGGCGCTCAGCATAATTAAATATCCTTCTTAGGCCCTCCTCAGTAAAAGAATCAGCCAGCACCACTACCAGTGCCCCTGAAGGAACTTCGGCTCTGTCTAAAAGTTCGGTGATATCCTCATCCGGTTGTTCACAAACAATATGTTTAACGATTGAATATCCCATTGTTTGGTGTTTTGAAATCTCAGCCTCAAAGGCCCGACTTGCCTCTTCAGAGCCAACAATCACCAGCGGCTGCTGGAAAATTCCCATTCTCACCAGCACCCGTTTGAGACCGGTTCGGAATAGTGGCACGAGCAAAATCCCGAAAGGAACTGCCAGGAGCACAACAAACCGGGAAAATATCCAGAGCCGGAACATAAATAGGAGAATGGTGAGAAGGGCACTCCCAATTATCACCCCTCTTAGACAGCGCCGGCGTTCCTCCCAGTCGGTCAGTCTTTTTGTGTAGAGCCCCTCATATGCGAACACAAAAGGATAGACCAAAACCAGATATATCCGGCTCAGAAGCGTTGTCGCTGCCAATTCTCCTATAGGACTGCCACCTGCCCAAATCGCCCGAACCAGATAACCCAGAAAATAACTACCAAGCATCGCCACCACATCTGCCACAATCAGGAATATTATGGAAAGCATTCCTTTCAGTCGTCTCATCTTCTCTTCCCTTGCCAGGAGTACTCAAACTCCCCTAAACCCAAAAGACCCACCGCCTCAAGAACAAAGTAATACCCGGCAAAACCGACGGTCAAAAGAACCCTTTTTAATTTCCCTACCCTCTGGGTGAAGAATCTATGGAGCCCCTTTATACGCTGGAACTCGGTAAAACGGCGGAACCGCCTGCGCACGCCACCATAGTGATGAATAATATTTGCCCTGGGTTCTAAAAAAACCTCCCAACCCTGATCACGCAGGCGTTGACAGATGTCCAAATCTTCAGCGAACATAAAGTAGGTCTCATCAAAACCTTTTACCGCCTCAAGTGCCTCTCTTCGGAATAGCATCATCGTGCCGATAACCGCATCAACCGGAACTGCAGAACCGGTTGATGTTTGTGATTCTTGACCTAAGAAGTTAAGATATAAAAACTCCCTTGCCGGTGCGAAACGGGGAAAGAGCCTCAACAAGGGCGAGCGCCTGCCTGCCAGTACATAACGCAGCTTCGGAAACCTCCGACAGGAAGGCTGGGGTTTTAAATCCGGATAAAGGAGTTGCGGCGAGACAACTCCCGCCTCGGGATGGGTATCTAAAAAACTGACCAGCCTGGTTAACGCCAGCGGCAGAAATTGAATATCAGGATTGGCAACCGCCACATATCTTCCTCGGGCATAACGAAACCCTTGATTTGCGGCTCTCCCATAGCCTTGATTCCTTTTTAACAACACCAGGAGGGCGTGATGTTTTTGGCATAAATCAATAAGCCGTTTTCGCTCGTTTGAAGCGTTGTCCACGACAATCACCTCCTTGTCCAGTTCGGATGAGGAAAGGCTTTGGAGCGCGCATTCGAGAAAGTCAGCCGAGTTATAATTGACAAAAACAATTGAGATCACGGGTTGCGGCTGGCAATTGACCATTAAATTATTAATATTATAACATCTTAACAATCGGTTTCAACTGTTGATTATCAGGAGAAGTTTGCTATGTTCTCCCATGCCGCGGGGATTAGTTAAAAGCGCCTATAACATAATAGTTCTCCTCGCTTTCCTGCTCGCCTTCGGGGTGATTGTCTGTGGCAATCAAATCTTCTACCTAACCCCATTTTTTAAAAATATGGTTATCAAGTTATACATCGGGCATCTCCTGCGAGGAATTATTGCGCTGCCTTTTTTCCTTGTCTGGCTCAAGTTGAGCAAAAATCCCCGGATAACCCGGGTGTTAAATTGTATTAAAGCCTGGTGGCTTGCCCATCCTTTGACGCCCGTCATCGCTCCTGTCTTCTTTTTGCTTTTAACTCTCCTTATTTCCCTTTTCGGATTCAATAAAATTCCGATGGGTGATGCAGTATGGCCATTCTTTCAGGCAAAAATCTTCGCCCAAGGTAGACTGTTTGCACCTGCACCACCTGATTTCCGTTTTTTTGCCACACCTACCATCGTTTATCAAGGAAAATGGTTTTCCTATACCTCACCTGGTCACTCATTAATACTCCTACCATTTTATCTTCTTGGCACCTCTTGGCTTTGCGGTCCGATTTTAGGAACAATTGGCATCATCCTATTTTACCAGCTTGTAAAGGAGTATACTGATAAAGAAACCGCCAGGATTGCATTGCTCTTGGCAGTCACTTCACCCTGGATGCTATTTCTGTTTGCCTCTCACGAATTCCACATCACCTCAACATTCTTTACCATTCTTGCACTCTACGGTCTGACTAAAATGTCAAGACTCAGTGCTGCTGAACCGAGAACTAAAAACCAAGAACTAAAAACCATCTGCGGCTGGGCATTTCTGGCAGGATTAAGCCTGGGCATGGTATTTCTCGCCCGCCCCTATACCGCCATCGGCATAGGCATCCCGATAATCCTGTTTGTCATTAAGGAGAGGTGCAGGGTGAGGATTCTTGACCTTTGCCTAATCCTGTTCTTTGTTGGTGGTCTAATAATGGTGCTCCTCCATCTTTATTATAACCGGTCCCTAACCGGCAACTGGCTCACATTTCCGTATCAGTTAATGGGCAAGTATCATGGGATCGGCTTTTCGTTAGATTACGGTGCCCCAACCTTTAATCTCCCCGGTCATTCACCATTAAAGATGTTTTTAAACCTTGCCTACAATATATTTGTCCTCTCATTGCAACTGTTTGGCTGGCTGTTTTTATCGTTAATGTTCTTTTTCCCCGGCATCATTCGTTCCGAATCGAAAAGGCTGTGGTTCTTCTGGGCACCAGCGTTAGGTCT
Protein-coding regions in this window:
- the speB gene encoding agmatinase; this encodes MASYFANSDFDSAEVVVIGMPLDRTSSFIPGTRFGPFVGRLGADNIESFSPYQKRDITGVRIYDAGDIAFTFEKPETPAELIQKTTASNYSRGKRQLAVGGEHSITPFIIRELVKKFTDLCVIQFDAHSDLREEFLGEPCSHATAMRRVLDVIPKDNLFQLGIRSFFRAEEMTIPNLYPFEVLAPIKAIRTKIDKRPVYITLDIDVLDPGVMPEVQTPQPGGCSYRELAQALAELQGMNVIGCDLVEFCPRSPSASRGAATVAELVRELILLINLS
- a CDS encoding two-component regulator propeller domain-containing protein, which translates into the protein MMVIIIFSFLCANFGNWQTFTNTNFITDICGNDSVLNIATAGGVTIVRTRPEPTPIRTFVHTDGLGVNRCLSIYQDSDDNLWIGTDGAGLAVIPKDSTRALLYRQHDLPLKVRVVVGESNRILCGTEQGLYVLHLAGTPLEFNDDVIEYYNYSRVRELLSDRILSLLVTDSFYWVGTNLGLSCVDRYFRHWRPFRRPLGDSVSALVFLPDARVVAGTEAGLVIGDTAGFIPLLIFPQTKTVRDMVAQGYDIYLATSDTLFKIDTSGCAQPVLVGDVRAIWIGETFWVGLGGGEAWGWGLRYLRSGQSWQSFSFNCISSGEISDCAFGKDSSVYLGHNSSWFSRIMPDGTIRILVSPLPWVVQIRCDSKGRIWFSHFSYQGGVTVYDPVADTWGIFQWGESTRRNVCQAFGLDRWDTKWVFNMGGAIVAIDSLGREQEFYLPELVPPTGGSYEFAFDSQNRVWLGLTNGLEELDYNGTLFDPSDDRHTLYNQGLPASEVRSVAVDPQDRVWVATPQGGAMWNGRAFQVYTTANSRLLSNNLYRVRVDGAGRVWFLSDSGLSIFDVATNTWTNYNAKNSGIIPNPQGLTGFYTALDLDPIQGRAGIGTLRGFSLFTYAKEEDTTAMRLKVFPNPCILGLHQGVNIEGLPNDARVKVYTLSGEPVAELSVEPTLGRASWVLTNKKVATGIYLIVATSGKGVQTERCALVRP
- the wbaP gene encoding undecaprenyl-phosphate galactose phosphotransferase WbaP — translated: MRRLKGMLSIIFLIVADVVAMLGSYFLGYLVRAIWAGGSPIGELAATTLLSRIYLVLVYPFVFAYEGLYTKRLTDWEERRRCLRGVIIGSALLTILLFMFRLWIFSRFVVLLAVPFGILLVPLFRTGLKRVLVRMGIFQQPLVIVGSEEASRAFEAEISKHQTMGYSIVKHIVCEQPDEDITELLDRAEVPSGALVVVLADSFTEEGLRRIFNYAERRFGELMVLPSASLLASSTADVEQVGSLLVLKYRYNLLRPLNIWTKQVFEFMASLLLMLLLLPLFGLLALLVKISSPGPVFFRQQRIGKGGRVFTCLKFRTMYQDAEARLQDILGKNQAIREEWERYARITDDPRVTPLGRFLRRFSLDELPQLINVIRGEMAVVGPRPYLPSELDRVGGYIGTIVRVRPGLTGLWQVSGRAELPFHERMVLDEYYIRNWSLWLDFSILVRTIKAVLSGRGAY
- a CDS encoding glycosyltransferase family 2 protein, with amino-acid sequence MISIVFVNYNSADFLECALQSLSSSELDKEVIVVDNASNERKRLIDLCQKHHALLVLLKRNQGYGRAANQGFRYARGRYVAVANPDIQFLPLALTRLVSFLDTHPEAGVVSPQLLYPDLKPQPSCRRFPKLRYVLAGRRSPLLRLFPRFAPAREFLYLNFLGQESQTSTGSAVPVDAVIGTMMLFRREALEAVKGFDETYFMFAEDLDICQRLRDQGWEVFLEPRANIIHHYGGVRRRFRRFTEFQRIKGLHRFFTQRVGKLKRVLLTVGFAGYYFVLEAVGLLGLGEFEYSWQGKRR
- a CDS encoding glycosyltransferase family 39 protein — translated: MPRGLVKSAYNIIVLLAFLLAFGVIVCGNQIFYLTPFFKNMVIKLYIGHLLRGIIALPFFLVWLKLSKNPRITRVLNCIKAWWLAHPLTPVIAPVFFLLLTLLISLFGFNKIPMGDAVWPFFQAKIFAQGRLFAPAPPDFRFFATPTIVYQGKWFSYTSPGHSLILLPFYLLGTSWLCGPILGTIGIILFYQLVKEYTDKETARIALLLAVTSPWMLFLFASHEFHITSTFFTILALYGLTKMSRLSAAEPRTKNQELKTICGWAFLAGLSLGMVFLARPYTAIGIGIPIILFVIKERCRVRILDLCLILFFVGGLIMVLLHLYYNRSLTGNWLTFPYQLMGKYHGIGFSLDYGAPTFNLPGHSPLKMFLNLAYNIFVLSLQLFGWLFLSLMFFFPGIIRSESKRLWFFWAPALGLIVAYCFYWFHGITPWGPKYWSEALPALILFSAIGIKSAPNNFSLRALPFLTLFSLLVHLPANFIYFSSGRWGETPKVWQNVRAAK